Proteins from one Prevotella sp. E2-28 genomic window:
- a CDS encoding LemA family protein, with protein sequence MKKSYVVLIVVAVIAIAIFGWVKSTYNGMVSVEEEATTALANVQSAYQRRADLIPNLVQTVKGYASHEKETLEGVVNARSKATSITLNADNIKEYQQAQGELSSALGRLIAIGEAYPDLKANENFRELQVQLEGTENRINVERNNFNKAVQEYNVAIRRFPNNLLAGMFGFEKMDKFEAAAGSENAPKVEF encoded by the coding sequence ATGAAAAAAAGTTATGTTGTTTTAATCGTTGTAGCAGTAATTGCTATCGCTATCTTTGGATGGGTGAAGAGTACCTACAACGGAATGGTTAGCGTAGAGGAAGAAGCAACAACGGCTCTGGCCAATGTACAGTCGGCCTATCAGCGTCGTGCCGATCTGATTCCTAATCTGGTTCAGACAGTAAAGGGCTATGCCTCTCATGAGAAGGAAACACTGGAAGGCGTTGTCAACGCTCGTTCTAAGGCTACCAGCATTACGCTGAACGCCGACAACATCAAGGAATATCAGCAGGCACAGGGCGAGTTGTCAAGTGCTTTGGGACGACTCATTGCTATCGGCGAGGCTTATCCCGACCTGAAGGCCAACGAGAATTTCCGTGAACTGCAGGTACAACTGGAGGGCACCGAGAACCGTATCAATGTGGAGCGTAACAACTTCAACAAGGCCGTTCAGGAATATAACGTCGCTATCCGTCGTTTCCCCAACAACCTGCTGGCAGGTATGTTCGGTTTCGAGAAGATGGACAAGTTCGAGGCTGCTGCTGGTTCTGAGAACGCTCCCAAAGTAGAATTCTAA
- the hisG gene encoding ATP phosphoribosyltransferase: MLRIAVQSKGRLFEDTMQLLSEADIKVSATKRTLLVEAKNFPLEVLYLRDDDIPQSVATGVADIGVVGENEFVEKGAEAEIISRLGFSKCRLSLAIPKDIDYKGLEWFNGKTIATSYPVILKKFLDDKHINAEIHVITGSVEISPGIGLADAIFDIVSSGSTLVSNNLREVEIVMQSEALLIGHSGMSAEKKELLNQMLFRFAAVREAEDKKYVRMNAPKARLQEIINVLPGLKSPTIIPLADDEWCSVHTVLDEKRFWEIIGQLKELGAQGILVTPIEKMIL; encoded by the coding sequence ATGTTACGAATTGCAGTACAATCGAAAGGTCGCCTGTTTGAGGACACAATGCAGTTGCTCAGCGAGGCCGACATTAAAGTTAGTGCCACTAAGCGTACGTTGCTAGTAGAGGCAAAGAACTTCCCTTTGGAAGTACTTTACCTGCGCGATGACGATATTCCACAGAGTGTAGCAACGGGGGTTGCTGATATCGGTGTAGTGGGCGAGAACGAGTTTGTAGAGAAAGGCGCCGAGGCCGAGATTATCTCTCGTCTGGGTTTCAGCAAATGTCGCCTGTCATTGGCCATTCCTAAAGATATCGACTATAAAGGTCTGGAATGGTTTAACGGCAAGACTATTGCTACATCGTATCCCGTTATCCTGAAGAAATTCCTTGACGATAAACATATCAATGCAGAGATTCATGTAATCACAGGTAGTGTAGAGATTAGCCCAGGTATCGGACTGGCCGATGCAATCTTCGACATTGTAAGCAGTGGTTCTACGCTTGTAAGCAACAATCTGCGCGAGGTGGAGATTGTGATGCAAAGCGAAGCGCTGCTGATTGGTCACTCTGGCATGAGTGCAGAGAAGAAGGAACTGCTTAACCAGATGCTGTTCCGCTTTGCTGCCGTACGCGAGGCTGAAGATAAGAAGTATGTACGGATGAATGCCCCCAAGGCACGCCTGCAGGAAATTATCAACGTGCTGCCAGGTCTGAAGAGTCCCACCATTATTCCCTTAGCGGATGATGAATGGTGCTCTGTACATACAGTGCTCGATGAGAAGCGTTTCTGGGAGATTATCGGTCAACTGAAAGAACTGGGCGCTCAGGGCATTCTGGTGACACCTATTGAGAAGATGATTCTTTGA
- a CDS encoding TPM domain-containing protein, which translates to METAWTFFCIYFIIFGSMVVGGLFAERSGNKERQALLKNKKNKLQACAQKYNIQIKSLEQSYKADKKSLKTQQNIFQKLTGQNTTSLRREYQSRYTHEKKQFTNEARQIIHEWNAQRKADRKWTIYWKGLIIIGSIVSLGACTHALAEYGEEDASSAFSNTTEHYWRAEDIPMPHLKDGRRYVSNPDSIISQETVMRLDAKLKQLDDSLGIESVVAVVSHVEGADIDGFAQRIFDIYKVGKKDYGLVMVLAYDDHKFRTQTGRALEAELTDVECFRLQEHYLIPSMKAELPDSGLIYMVDAIYNTLQGKELPEMAELTVQRKASSDDDDVPLLPFLYLVILFGWGILYYAMSRLLGWNLMTFALGMLRPNPFVEKAHSAGPVFIGMGGGGRSEGFGGGGFGGGSFGGGFSGGSSGGGGATSSW; encoded by the coding sequence ATGGAAACAGCCTGGACGTTTTTTTGTATCTACTTCATAATCTTCGGCAGCATGGTTGTCGGAGGACTATTCGCTGAGCGTTCAGGCAACAAGGAGCGACAGGCTTTGCTAAAAAACAAGAAAAATAAACTGCAAGCCTGCGCACAGAAATACAATATTCAGATTAAGTCTTTGGAACAATCTTATAAGGCAGATAAGAAGTCACTTAAAACTCAGCAGAATATCTTTCAGAAGTTGACGGGTCAGAATACGACTTCTCTTAGAAGAGAATACCAAAGCAGATATACGCACGAGAAGAAACAGTTTACCAATGAGGCTCGTCAGATTATCCACGAGTGGAACGCTCAGCGTAAGGCCGACCGTAAGTGGACTATCTATTGGAAGGGACTGATTATCATTGGCTCGATTGTTTCTTTGGGGGCATGTACACATGCTTTAGCAGAATATGGCGAGGAGGATGCCTCATCAGCTTTCAGCAACACTACCGAGCATTATTGGCGTGCCGAGGACATCCCCATGCCACATTTGAAGGACGGCAGACGCTATGTGTCTAACCCAGACAGTATTATTAGTCAAGAAACCGTCATGAGACTTGATGCAAAACTAAAACAGTTGGATGACTCTCTAGGTATTGAATCTGTCGTTGCTGTCGTAAGTCATGTGGAAGGGGCTGACATCGATGGATTTGCACAGCGTATCTTCGATATCTACAAGGTTGGTAAGAAAGATTATGGATTGGTAATGGTGCTGGCCTATGATGATCATAAGTTCCGCACGCAGACCGGTCGAGCATTAGAAGCCGAACTGACTGACGTGGAATGTTTCCGACTGCAGGAGCACTACCTCATACCCAGTATGAAAGCAGAGTTGCCAGATAGCGGACTTATCTACATGGTGGATGCTATCTACAACACCCTGCAAGGCAAGGAACTGCCTGAGATGGCAGAACTAACGGTGCAGAGAAAAGCAAGTAGTGATGATGACGATGTTCCCTTGTTACCATTCCTGTATCTTGTGATTCTCTTCGGATGGGGTATCTTATATTACGCGATGTCTAGACTCTTGGGATGGAACCTGATGACTTTTGCTTTAGGCATGTTACGTCCCAACCCGTTTGTTGAGAAGGCGCATTCCGCAGGTCCTGTATTCATAGGTATGGGAGGCGGTGGTCGCAGTGAAGGCTTTGGCGGAGGCGGCTTCGGAGGCGGAAGTTTCGGAGGTGGCTTCAGCGGTGGTAGCAGTGGTGGTGGTGGTGCCACATCCAGTTGGTAA
- a CDS encoding DMT family transporter: MWLILAFLSAAFLGIYDSLKKKALKDNAVIPILFLNTLFSSLIFLPFIIVSGTTDMLDGSIFHVASGGWEVHKYILLKALIVLSSWILGYFGMKHLPLTIVGPINATRPVMVLVGALLFFGERLNVWQWVGVSLAVISFLLLSRSGKKEGIDFKHDHWIYMIVGAAMLGAVSGLYDKYLMAPEGEGGVGLDRMMVQSWYNIYQCFMMLAMLLLLWWPKHKQTTPFHWDWAIIGVSVFLSTADFMYFYSLSLPAAMISIVSMVRRGSVIVSFMCGAMFFREKNLKAKAVDLALVLLGMIFLYIGSH; encoded by the coding sequence ATGTGGTTAATATTAGCATTTTTGTCGGCTGCCTTTCTGGGTATTTATGATTCCCTGAAGAAGAAGGCACTAAAGGATAACGCCGTCATTCCTATTTTATTTCTCAACACGCTATTCTCGTCGTTGATATTCCTGCCGTTTATCATTGTGAGCGGTACTACAGACATGCTCGACGGAAGCATTTTCCACGTGGCCAGCGGGGGATGGGAAGTACATAAATACATTTTATTGAAGGCTCTCATCGTACTATCGTCGTGGATATTGGGCTATTTCGGTATGAAACACCTGCCGCTCACGATTGTAGGTCCTATCAACGCCACACGACCAGTAATGGTATTGGTGGGTGCGTTGCTGTTCTTTGGCGAACGACTTAATGTGTGGCAATGGGTAGGTGTGTCATTGGCAGTTATCTCGTTCCTGCTACTCAGTCGTAGTGGCAAGAAGGAGGGAATAGACTTTAAGCACGACCACTGGATTTACATGATTGTGGGAGCTGCCATGCTGGGGGCTGTGAGTGGACTCTACGACAAATATCTGATGGCACCAGAAGGCGAGGGTGGAGTAGGACTGGACCGCATGATGGTGCAGTCGTGGTATAACATCTACCAGTGCTTCATGATGCTGGCAATGCTACTGCTACTGTGGTGGCCAAAGCATAAGCAGACCACGCCCTTCCATTGGGACTGGGCTATCATTGGTGTGAGTGTGTTCCTCTCTACAGCCGACTTCATGTACTTCTACTCATTGTCTCTGCCTGCAGCAATGATCAGTATTGTGTCAATGGTGCGTCGTGGTTCAGTTATTGTCTCGTTTATGTGCGGCGCCATGTTCTTCCGCGAGAAGAATCTGAAGGCAAAGGCTGTGGACTTGGCACTGGTGCTCCTGGGAATGATATTCCTCTATATCGGCAGTCACTAA
- the truA gene encoding tRNA pseudouridine(38-40) synthase TruA — MRYFITLSYDGTRFHGWQVQPNGISVQGELQRGLSLLLREDVQITGAGRTDAGVHAKMMVAHFDTEKEIDCQQLAYKLNKLLPQDIAIQKVEPVSNELHARFSATSRTYYYYIHTEKSPFERHYSCELHYPLDFAKMNEAARILMEYEDFGAFCKSHADVKTTLCKVTAAQWHQTSPSTWYFEITANRFLRNMVRAVVGTLIEVGRGRMSIDDFRKVIEGKRRTEAGESMPGNALFLVKIEY; from the coding sequence ATGAGATACTTTATTACATTAAGCTACGACGGCACTCGCTTTCACGGATGGCAGGTGCAGCCCAACGGTATCTCCGTTCAGGGCGAGCTGCAACGCGGACTCTCGCTATTGCTTCGCGAGGACGTTCAGATTACTGGTGCAGGACGAACGGATGCGGGGGTACACGCCAAGATGATGGTGGCACATTTTGATACAGAAAAAGAGATAGACTGTCAGCAACTGGCATATAAACTCAATAAGCTGCTGCCACAGGATATTGCCATTCAGAAAGTGGAGCCTGTGAGCAACGAGCTTCACGCGCGATTCTCGGCCACTTCGCGCACCTACTATTATTATATCCATACGGAGAAGTCGCCCTTTGAACGTCACTACTCCTGTGAACTTCATTATCCGCTGGATTTCGCGAAGATGAACGAGGCAGCCAGGATACTGATGGAGTACGAGGATTTTGGGGCTTTTTGCAAGAGTCACGCCGACGTGAAGACGACACTCTGCAAGGTGACTGCGGCCCAATGGCATCAGACGTCACCCTCTACATGGTATTTCGAGATTACGGCCAACCGTTTTCTGCGCAATATGGTAAGAGCTGTAGTGGGCACGCTCATAGAAGTGGGCCGAGGCAGAATGTCGATAGATGATTTCCGCAAGGTGATAGAGGGTAAAAGGCGTACGGAGGCTGGCGAGTCGATGCCTGGCAATGCCCTGTTTTTGGTTAAGATTGAATATTAA
- a CDS encoding ATPase, translating to MIKHSVLIADSGSTKTDWAFMGKCIQTQGINPFHQDEDTIRHILQEELLPQLSNSYDRLTSILFYGSGVRPELEEKMQNILQDAFPHVTHIEAHSDLLGAARALCGENEGIACILGTGANSCLFDGSLIVKNTPAMGYILGDEGSGAVLGIRFLNALYKNRLSDQIRMEFETSTGMSMAQVIERVYRQPMPNRWLASLSVFIHQHLDYPAVKTIVVQNFIDFIRHNIAPYQRTDLPISAVGSIAFFFKEQLAEAAIQEGYTIGNILRSPLDALIKG from the coding sequence ATGATAAAGCATTCTGTACTGATAGCTGATAGCGGAAGCACCAAGACCGACTGGGCTTTCATGGGCAAATGTATCCAAACGCAGGGAATCAATCCTTTTCATCAAGATGAAGATACCATTCGTCATATTCTACAGGAAGAGTTGTTGCCACAACTTTCGAACTCTTACGATCGTCTTACATCAATCCTTTTCTATGGTAGTGGTGTGCGTCCTGAGCTGGAGGAAAAGATGCAAAATATCTTACAAGATGCCTTCCCACATGTTACTCATATAGAAGCACATAGCGACCTTCTGGGAGCTGCCCGTGCCCTTTGCGGAGAAAACGAGGGTATTGCCTGTATCTTGGGTACAGGTGCAAACTCTTGTCTGTTTGATGGTTCTCTGATTGTGAAGAACACGCCGGCAATGGGCTATATTCTTGGCGATGAAGGCAGTGGAGCCGTATTGGGTATCCGTTTTCTGAATGCACTATATAAGAATAGACTGTCAGATCAGATACGTATGGAATTCGAGACCTCTACAGGAATGTCGATGGCTCAGGTTATAGAGCGTGTCTATCGTCAGCCAATGCCTAACAGATGGTTGGCTTCCCTTTCCGTCTTCATCCATCAACATCTTGACTATCCTGCTGTTAAGACTATTGTGGTACAGAACTTCATCGATTTTATTCGCCACAACATAGCCCCCTACCAACGTACAGATTTACCCATATCTGCCGTGGGTAGTATAGCCTTTTTCTTTAAAGAACAGTTGGCTGAAGCCGCCATTCAGGAAGGCTATACTATAGGGAATATTCTGCGTTCCCCGCTTGATGCGCTTATTAAGGGATAA
- the ligA gene encoding NAD-dependent DNA ligase LigA, with protein sequence MDEKQRIEQLRKELHNHNYQYYVLNQPLIGDQEFDFMMHELQDLEARHPELFDPNSPTQRVGSDLQTGFRQVAHRYPMLSLANTYSEGDVRDWYESVKKGLAGEDFEVCCEMKYDGLSISLTYVDGQLTQAVTRGDGVQGDDVTQNVKTIRAIPLILPGKGYPHEFEIRGEILMPWSSFERLNAEREAAEEPLFANPRNAASGTLKSLDSRVVAQRGLDAYLYYLLGEDLPADGHYENLDAARSWGFKISEGMRKVKTVEEIIDFINYWDTERKNLPVATDGIVLKVNSLRQQRSLGYTAKSPRWAIAYKFKAERECTRLLEVTYQVGRTGAVTPVANMEPVQLAGTTVRRATLNNEDFIRSFDLHIGDMVYVEKGGEIIPKIVGVNIDERPIIAMPVQFIKRCPECGTPLVRYEGEAAWYCPNDAGCPPQIKGRIEHFIARKAMNIDSLGPETVDEYFRRGLIRNVADLYKIDVQQINGDGSRTKSAQKIVNGIQKSKEVPFERVVFALGIRFVGETSARLLARHFKNIDALMNAGLEELQEVEGIGEIMAKSIITYFHDEKNLSILNRLREYGLQMALSEEQTAATSDKLAGLSIVISGVFAHHSRDEYKLIIEQNGGKNVGSISGKTSFILAGENMGPSKLEKANKLGIKIVSEDEFLEMLK encoded by the coding sequence GATCTTGAAGCCCGTCACCCAGAGCTGTTCGACCCTAATTCACCAACGCAGCGAGTGGGTAGCGACTTGCAGACGGGATTCCGTCAGGTGGCTCACCGCTATCCAATGCTTTCGCTGGCCAACACCTATAGCGAGGGTGACGTACGGGATTGGTACGAGAGCGTAAAGAAAGGACTGGCAGGTGAAGATTTCGAGGTGTGCTGTGAGATGAAATACGACGGACTGAGCATCTCGCTGACCTATGTGGACGGACAGCTGACGCAGGCTGTGACACGTGGCGACGGTGTGCAGGGCGATGATGTGACACAGAACGTAAAGACGATACGTGCCATACCGCTCATTCTGCCTGGAAAGGGCTATCCGCACGAGTTCGAGATTCGTGGCGAGATACTGATGCCCTGGAGCAGTTTTGAGCGTCTGAATGCAGAGCGTGAGGCAGCCGAAGAACCCCTCTTTGCCAACCCTAGAAATGCTGCCAGCGGTACCCTGAAGAGTCTTGACTCGCGTGTGGTGGCACAGCGCGGACTGGATGCCTATCTGTATTATCTGTTGGGCGAGGATCTGCCTGCCGATGGTCACTACGAGAACTTGGATGCAGCCCGTTCGTGGGGCTTCAAGATATCAGAGGGAATGCGGAAGGTGAAGACGGTAGAAGAGATTATCGACTTCATCAATTATTGGGACACGGAACGTAAGAATCTGCCTGTTGCTACAGATGGTATTGTATTGAAAGTTAATTCATTACGTCAGCAACGCTCATTAGGATATACAGCCAAGAGTCCACGCTGGGCAATAGCGTATAAGTTCAAGGCGGAACGTGAATGTACGCGTCTGCTTGAGGTCACTTATCAGGTTGGACGAACAGGTGCTGTGACACCAGTTGCGAACATGGAACCTGTGCAGTTGGCTGGCACAACGGTGCGTCGTGCTACCTTAAACAACGAGGACTTTATCCGCTCTTTCGACCTCCATATCGGTGATATGGTCTATGTAGAGAAAGGTGGCGAGATTATCCCGAAGATTGTAGGGGTGAATATCGACGAACGCCCCATCATTGCCATGCCCGTACAGTTTATTAAGCGCTGTCCTGAATGCGGCACGCCATTGGTACGTTATGAGGGCGAAGCAGCCTGGTATTGTCCCAATGATGCTGGATGTCCGCCTCAGATTAAAGGACGCATAGAACATTTCATTGCCCGCAAGGCGATGAATATTGATTCGCTGGGACCAGAAACGGTGGATGAATATTTCCGCAGGGGACTGATTCGCAATGTGGCCGACCTGTATAAGATTGATGTTCAACAGATTAATGGTGACGGGTCGCGCACGAAATCGGCCCAGAAGATAGTCAACGGCATTCAGAAATCAAAGGAAGTGCCTTTCGAACGTGTGGTCTTTGCCTTGGGAATCCGCTTCGTAGGCGAGACATCGGCACGTCTTCTGGCTCGTCATTTCAAGAATATCGACGCGCTGATGAATGCCGGACTGGAGGAGCTACAGGAGGTGGAAGGCATTGGTGAGATTATGGCTAAGAGTATCATCACCTATTTCCATGACGAGAAAAATCTCAGCATTCTGAATCGTCTGCGCGAATACGGCCTGCAGATGGCACTTTCAGAAGAGCAGACTGCTGCCACAAGCGATAAGTTGGCTGGACTGAGCATCGTGATCAGCGGCGTGTTTGCGCATCATTCGCGCGATGAATATAAACTGATTATTGAGCAAAACGGAGGAAAGAACGTAGGCTCTATCAGTGGCAAGACCTCCTTTATCCTGGCAGGTGAGAATATGGGACCGTCGAAATTAGAGAAGGCCAACAAGTTGGGTATTAAGATTGTAAGTGAAGACGAATTCCTGGAGATGCTGAAATGA
- the hisD gene encoding histidinol dehydrogenase: MRIYRNPTNKEWAEICQRPHLDITQLQATVSTVLNDVRTRGDEAVKEYEERFDHAVLSSLAVTEAEIDEAEGLVSEELKKAIKLAHANIHKFHAAQKFAGHKIESCEGVVCWQKSVAIEKVGLYIPGGTAPLFSTVLMLATPAKIAGCKEIVLCTPPNREGKVNPAILVAARTAGVSKIFKAGGVQAIGAMAYGTESVPKVFKIFGPGNQYVMAAKQQVSLGEVAIDMPAGPSEVCVLADETANAEFVAADLLSQAEHGIDSQVLLISTSEEMIQKVQDEVERQLNLLPRKEIAQKALENSRSVLVGTSEEMMALSNAYAPEHLIIQTKNYEEMAAQVINAGSVFLGQYACESAGDYASGTNHTLPTHGYATAYSGVNLDSYCRKITFQHLSEEGIRQIGPAVELMAEAEQLDAHKNAMTVRINAIKN; the protein is encoded by the coding sequence ATGAGGATATACCGTAATCCAACAAATAAAGAATGGGCAGAGATCTGCCAACGTCCACACCTGGACATTACACAGCTACAGGCTACTGTAAGTACCGTACTTAATGATGTACGTACAAGAGGCGATGAAGCCGTAAAGGAATACGAAGAACGCTTCGATCATGCTGTGCTTTCATCACTGGCTGTTACCGAAGCAGAGATTGACGAAGCTGAGGGGCTGGTAAGTGAAGAACTTAAAAAGGCCATCAAATTGGCTCATGCAAACATCCATAAGTTCCATGCAGCTCAGAAGTTTGCAGGTCATAAGATTGAATCGTGTGAAGGTGTTGTATGTTGGCAGAAGAGCGTAGCCATAGAAAAGGTTGGACTGTATATCCCTGGTGGTACTGCGCCACTTTTTTCTACCGTCCTTATGTTGGCTACACCCGCCAAAATTGCCGGTTGTAAGGAAATCGTACTCTGCACACCGCCAAACCGTGAGGGCAAAGTAAATCCAGCCATCCTTGTGGCTGCCCGTACGGCTGGTGTCAGCAAGATATTCAAGGCAGGTGGTGTACAAGCCATTGGTGCTATGGCCTACGGTACGGAATCTGTACCCAAGGTCTTCAAGATTTTCGGCCCTGGCAACCAATATGTCATGGCAGCCAAGCAACAGGTATCATTAGGCGAGGTTGCTATTGATATGCCAGCCGGTCCTAGCGAGGTCTGCGTATTGGCTGACGAGACAGCTAATGCTGAGTTTGTTGCTGCCGACCTGCTGTCACAGGCTGAACACGGCATTGACTCACAAGTATTGCTCATCAGTACGTCAGAAGAAATGATTCAGAAGGTGCAAGACGAAGTAGAGCGTCAGTTGAACCTGCTCCCACGTAAGGAGATTGCCCAAAAGGCATTGGAGAATAGCCGTAGCGTGCTTGTTGGTACCTCAGAAGAAATGATGGCTCTATCAAATGCCTACGCACCAGAACATCTTATCATTCAGACAAAGAACTATGAGGAAATGGCTGCTCAGGTGATTAACGCAGGAAGTGTATTCTTAGGGCAATATGCATGTGAGAGCGCAGGCGACTATGCCAGCGGTACCAATCACACATTGCCTACTCACGGCTACGCTACTGCCTATAGTGGCGTCAACCTTGACAGCTATTGCCGTAAGATAACCTTCCAGCATCTTTCGGAAGAAGGTATCCGCCAGATAGGTCCCGCTGTAGAACTCATGGCAGAAGCCGAACAGCTGGATGCACACAAAAACGCTATGACTGTGCGTATAAACGCAATTAAAAATTGA
- a CDS encoding AIR synthase-related protein, translated as MQRGVSAAKEDVHAAIKNIDKGLYPQAFCKIIPDILGGDPEYCNIMHADGAGTKSSLAYMYWKETGDLSVWKGIAQDAIVMNTDDLLCVGAVDNILVSSTIGRNKMLVPGEVISAIINGTDELLSELREMGIGIYPTGGETADVGDLVRTIIVDSTVTCRMKRSDVINNANIRPGDVIVGLSSTGQATYEKRYNGGMGSNGLTSARHDVFAKYLAEKYPESFDHAVPNDLVYSGKYKLTDAVEGSPVDAGQLVLSPTRTYAPVIKRLLDEMRPEIHGMVHCTGGAQTKVLHFVNENCRVIKDNMFPVPPLFRAIHECSGTDWKEMYQVFNMGHRMEIYVRPEMAEKVIALSKSFNIDAQVIGHIDEGKRSLTIKSEFGTFDY; from the coding sequence ATGCAGCGTGGCGTTAGTGCCGCAAAGGAAGACGTACACGCAGCCATCAAGAACATTGACAAGGGACTCTATCCACAGGCTTTCTGTAAGATTATCCCTGATATCCTGGGGGGCGACCCTGAGTATTGTAACATCATGCACGCCGACGGCGCTGGTACAAAATCCTCGCTGGCTTACATGTATTGGAAAGAGACGGGCGACCTCTCTGTATGGAAAGGCATTGCTCAGGATGCCATTGTGATGAATACCGACGATCTACTTTGTGTGGGTGCTGTTGATAATATTCTGGTATCTTCTACCATTGGCCGCAACAAGATGTTGGTGCCAGGCGAGGTTATCTCGGCCATTATCAACGGTACTGACGAACTCCTTAGCGAACTTCGCGAAATGGGTATTGGTATTTATCCTACTGGTGGTGAGACTGCTGATGTGGGCGACCTTGTGCGTACCATTATTGTTGACTCTACTGTGACTTGCCGCATGAAGCGCAGCGATGTTATCAATAATGCCAACATCCGTCCGGGTGATGTCATTGTTGGTCTTTCTTCTACAGGACAGGCTACCTATGAGAAACGCTATAATGGTGGTATGGGTAGTAACGGTCTGACCTCAGCTCGTCATGATGTCTTTGCCAAATATCTGGCAGAGAAGTATCCTGAGAGTTTCGACCATGCTGTTCCCAATGATTTGGTTTATAGCGGTAAGTACAAGTTGACTGATGCTGTAGAGGGTTCTCCCGTAGATGCTGGTCAGTTGGTTCTCTCTCCCACCCGCACCTATGCACCTGTCATCAAGCGTTTGCTCGATGAGATGCGTCCAGAGATTCATGGTATGGTACATTGCACAGGTGGAGCTCAGACCAAGGTGCTCCATTTCGTGAACGAGAACTGCCGTGTTATCAAAGACAACATGTTCCCCGTGCCTCCTCTGTTCCGTGCTATCCACGAATGCTCGGGCACAGATTGGAAGGAAATGTATCAGGTCTTCAATATGGGTCACCGAATGGAAATCTATGTACGTCCGGAAATGGCAGAAAAGGTTATTGCCCTTTCTAAGTCATTCAATATTGATGCTCAGGTGATTGGCCATATTGATGAAGGTAAGCGCTCACTGACTATTAAGAGTGAGTTTGGTACTTTCGATTATTAA
- the hisC gene encoding histidinol-phosphate transaminase — MISLEKLTRKNIWNLAPYSCARNEFSGTTATVFLDANENPYGTDDLNRYPDPLQLELKKSIEKVKGIPTNYTFLGNGSDEAIDLMYRCFCEPKEDNVVAIEPTYGMYKVCADINDVEYRPVLLDENYQITAEKLLAACDSHTKVIWICSPNNPTGNDINRDEIVKVLNSFEGIVVVDEAYSDFSQQRPLRFELPRYPNLVVLNTLSKAWASAAIRLGMAFASPEIIDILNKVKYPYNVNLLTQRQALKVLSDPYEVDRWVQLILQERRRLMEAFSQLPVCEKVYPTNANFFLAKVKNAQQLYDYLVKQGVIVRNRTRVQLCNNCLRITIGTRSENSELIGAIRSM; from the coding sequence ATGATTAGTCTTGAAAAACTAACTCGCAAGAACATCTGGAATCTGGCCCCATACAGCTGTGCCCGTAATGAGTTTTCAGGAACCACAGCAACCGTATTCCTTGATGCCAACGAGAATCCATACGGTACGGACGACCTGAATCGCTACCCCGATCCATTACAGTTGGAACTGAAGAAGAGCATTGAGAAGGTAAAGGGTATTCCTACCAATTATACGTTCCTAGGTAATGGCAGCGACGAGGCCATTGACTTGATGTATCGCTGTTTCTGCGAGCCAAAGGAGGATAACGTAGTGGCCATTGAGCCTACATACGGTATGTATAAGGTATGTGCCGACATCAATGATGTAGAATATCGTCCTGTTCTGTTGGATGAGAACTATCAGATAACAGCAGAGAAATTACTTGCTGCCTGCGACAGCCACACGAAGGTTATTTGGATTTGCAGTCCTAACAACCCTACGGGAAATGACATTAATCGTGATGAGATTGTAAAGGTACTGAATAGTTTCGAAGGAATTGTTGTAGTCGATGAAGCCTATAGTGACTTCTCGCAGCAGCGTCCACTTCGCTTTGAACTGCCTCGTTATCCCAATCTTGTGGTACTCAACACGCTGAGTAAAGCATGGGCTTCTGCAGCTATCCGTCTGGGTATGGCTTTCGCTTCACCTGAAATCATTGATATTCTCAACAAGGTAAAGTATCCTTATAATGTCAATCTGCTAACGCAACGTCAGGCTTTGAAAGTACTGAGTGATCCATACGAAGTGGATCGTTGGGTACAACTCATTCTTCAAGAACGTAGAAGACTGATGGAAGCATTTAGTCAGTTGCCTGTCTGCGAGAAGGTGTACCCCACGAACGCGAATTTCTTCCTGGCAAAAGTAAAAAATGCCCAGCAGCTTTACGACTATCTGGTAAAGCAGGGAGTTATTGTACGTAATCGCACACGTGTACAACTATGTAACAATTGTCTGCGTATTACGATTGGTACTCGTAGTGAAAACAGCGAACTGATAGGCGCAATACGTAGTATGTAA